A section of the Microbacterium sp. MM2322 genome encodes:
- a CDS encoding bifunctional [glutamine synthetase] adenylyltransferase/[glutamine synthetase]-adenylyl-L-tyrosine phosphorylase: protein MASIERRASLTGLARAGFSDLSGSSDALDELGSLTGIERADLVVAAQRAADPDGAVQACVRIGRRDPDALRHALTEASDVVWSLLGASSGYADFFLRHPDELAHLVGAGRMLPSARAMREALLEAVDADADGFAAASDESAWVALRVRYRRIVALIAAYDLAADDATQVLPEVAAALADAAGAALDASLCAARARAATAMFPREEVAATRLSVIGMGKTGARELNYVSDVDVIFVAGVAEGADVTEGRAVDIATRLATLTMRGISDVEVEPPLWEVDPNLRPEGKQGALVRTLDSHLSYYGRWAKSWEFQALLKARPLAGDLELGEKYCTAVQPLVWTSSARENFVDSVQRMRERVTDHIPAHEVARQLKLGPGGIRDIEFTVQLLQLVHGLSDEGIRQQSTLGALVALVGEGYIGRTDAAAFGQHYRTLRVMEHRLQLRRLQRTHLMPTTDDELRVLARATRLATDAAGIGSVWERVKLQVREIHIRLFYRPLLSAVAALPAEEQGALSSAQAHDRLAAIGFRDPAGTLRHIGALTSGLSRKATIQRHLMPVMIRWFADGVDPDYGMVSFRRISERLGDTPWFLRMLRDSSGAAERLTRVLSGSRYAADLMEWIPEAVAWLDSSEQLRPRSGFALQQEARAIQARHESISDAMRSVRALRRRELLRLALGGLLGELTIAELSQGLTSISEVTIQATLRAVWREVVPPEDDALDFAVIAMGRFGGAELGFGSDADVMYVYEANGVPAQRAQELALKIVQGLRAHSEDQRAPFDLDAGLRPEGRNGPMARSLDSYAEYYRRWSLSWEAQALLRARGVAGSVKLIARFMVLADDLRYPLHPDAQGLREIKRIKARVENERLPQGVDRSRHLKLGPGGLSDVEWLVQLLQLQHGVEIEGLRTTSTTAALEAARGAGLIPDDAAEKLSEAWWLASRLRSANTLLSGQTSDVLPSDRGKLDGIGRLLEYEPRCATQVEEDWLRTARRARRAFENLFYG from the coding sequence ATGGCCTCGATCGAGCGACGGGCGTCGCTCACCGGCCTCGCCCGCGCAGGGTTCTCGGATCTCTCGGGGTCGTCCGACGCCCTCGACGAGCTGGGGTCCCTGACCGGGATCGAGCGCGCGGACCTCGTGGTCGCTGCGCAGCGTGCCGCGGACCCCGACGGCGCGGTTCAGGCGTGCGTGCGGATCGGTCGGCGAGACCCTGACGCCCTACGCCATGCGCTGACGGAGGCGTCGGACGTCGTCTGGTCTCTCCTGGGAGCATCGTCCGGGTACGCAGATTTCTTCCTCCGCCATCCCGACGAACTGGCGCACCTCGTCGGCGCCGGCCGCATGCTGCCGTCGGCTCGCGCCATGCGAGAGGCCCTGCTCGAGGCCGTCGATGCGGATGCCGACGGGTTCGCCGCGGCATCCGATGAGTCCGCGTGGGTCGCTCTTCGCGTGCGATATCGGCGGATCGTCGCCCTGATCGCGGCATACGACCTCGCCGCGGACGATGCGACCCAGGTGCTCCCCGAAGTCGCTGCAGCACTCGCGGACGCCGCGGGAGCGGCACTCGATGCTTCTCTGTGCGCCGCGCGCGCCCGCGCTGCGACGGCGATGTTCCCCCGGGAGGAGGTCGCGGCGACGCGACTCTCGGTCATCGGGATGGGCAAGACCGGCGCGCGGGAACTGAACTACGTCAGTGACGTCGACGTCATCTTCGTGGCAGGCGTGGCGGAGGGTGCCGACGTCACCGAGGGGCGTGCGGTGGACATCGCGACCCGGCTCGCGACGCTCACGATGCGGGGCATCTCCGATGTGGAAGTAGAGCCGCCGCTGTGGGAGGTGGACCCGAACCTCCGTCCCGAGGGCAAGCAGGGTGCTCTCGTGCGGACGCTCGATTCGCATCTGTCGTATTACGGACGTTGGGCCAAGAGCTGGGAGTTCCAAGCCCTCCTCAAGGCGCGCCCGCTCGCGGGCGACCTCGAGCTGGGGGAGAAGTACTGCACCGCCGTCCAACCGCTCGTGTGGACGAGCAGTGCGCGGGAGAACTTCGTCGACAGCGTGCAGCGGATGCGCGAGCGGGTGACCGACCACATCCCGGCGCACGAGGTGGCGCGTCAGCTCAAGCTCGGGCCGGGCGGCATCCGGGACATCGAGTTCACGGTGCAACTGCTGCAACTCGTCCACGGCCTGTCCGATGAGGGGATTCGTCAGCAGAGCACGCTCGGGGCTCTCGTCGCGCTCGTCGGGGAGGGCTACATCGGGCGGACGGATGCCGCGGCCTTCGGCCAGCACTACCGCACCCTCCGGGTCATGGAGCACCGCCTGCAGCTGCGGCGACTGCAGCGGACCCATCTCATGCCGACCACCGATGACGAGTTGCGCGTGCTGGCACGGGCCACGAGGCTCGCGACGGATGCCGCGGGCATCGGCTCCGTCTGGGAGCGCGTGAAGCTGCAGGTGCGCGAAATCCACATCCGCCTCTTTTACCGACCGCTCCTGTCAGCTGTCGCGGCGCTTCCGGCCGAGGAGCAGGGCGCGCTGTCGTCGGCGCAGGCGCACGATCGACTGGCCGCGATCGGTTTCAGGGACCCGGCAGGCACTCTCCGCCACATCGGGGCGTTGACGAGCGGGCTCAGTCGGAAGGCGACGATCCAGCGTCACCTGATGCCGGTCATGATCCGCTGGTTCGCCGATGGGGTGGACCCCGACTACGGGATGGTGTCGTTCCGACGAATCAGCGAACGCCTCGGTGACACTCCGTGGTTCTTGCGGATGCTCCGCGACTCGTCGGGTGCTGCCGAACGACTTACTCGGGTCCTTTCGGGCTCGCGCTACGCGGCGGATCTCATGGAGTGGATTCCCGAGGCCGTGGCCTGGTTGGACTCGTCGGAACAGCTGCGGCCGAGGTCGGGTTTCGCGCTGCAGCAGGAGGCGCGCGCGATCCAGGCCCGACACGAGTCGATCAGCGACGCAATGCGTTCCGTGCGCGCGCTTCGCCGCCGAGAGCTCCTGCGGCTCGCCCTCGGGGGGCTGCTGGGCGAACTGACGATCGCTGAGCTGTCCCAGGGCCTGACCTCCATCAGCGAGGTCACGATCCAAGCGACGCTGCGCGCCGTGTGGCGCGAGGTCGTGCCGCCCGAGGACGATGCACTCGACTTCGCGGTGATCGCGATGGGACGATTCGGCGGCGCCGAGCTCGGATTCGGGTCCGATGCGGACGTGATGTACGTCTACGAGGCCAACGGTGTGCCCGCGCAGCGTGCGCAGGAACTCGCGCTGAAGATCGTGCAGGGTCTCCGTGCGCACTCCGAGGATCAGAGAGCGCCGTTCGACCTCGATGCGGGACTTCGTCCGGAGGGACGCAACGGTCCCATGGCGCGATCGCTCGACTCCTACGCCGAGTACTACCGGCGCTGGTCGCTGTCGTGGGAGGCGCAGGCTCTACTCCGCGCCCGCGGGGTCGCGGGGAGCGTCAAGCTGATCGCCCGGTTCATGGTGCTGGCGGACGACCTCCGGTATCCGCTCCATCCCGACGCGCAGGGGCTCCGTGAGATCAAGCGCATCAAGGCGCGGGTCGAGAACGAGCGCCTGCCGCAAGGTGTGGACCGCTCACGCCATCTCAAGCTCGGCCCGGGCGGGCTGAGCGACGTCGAGTGGCTCGTGCAGCTCTTGCAGCTCCAACACGGGGTGGAGATCGAGGGGCTCCGGACGACCTCGACGACGGCTGCTCTCGAGGCCGCCCGCGGCGCGGGGTTGATCCCGGATGACGCGGCCGAGAAGTTGTCCGAGGCGTGGTGGCTCGCGAGCAGGCTCCGTTCCGCCAACACGCTTCTCTCTGGCCAGACGAGCGACGTCCTTCCGAGCGATCGTGGCAAACTCGACGGCATCGGCCGACTTCTGGAGTACGAACCTCGTTGCGCCACTCAGGTGGAGGAGGATTGGCTGCGAACCGCGCGTCGAGCACGCCGCGCCTTCGAGAACCTGTTCTACGGCTGA
- the ppgK gene encoding polyphosphate--glucose phosphotransferase, which yields MTGTATTAVGIDIGGTGIKGALVDLSQGKLLTDRIKVPTPQGAEPDDVLKAVTEVLEKLDVTDADVPLGVAFPAIVKNGRTLSAANVADTWIGFEAEAFFEKGLGRPIHFANDADVAGVAEMRYGAAKDRDGLVLLTTLGTGIGTAMIYKGVLVPNSELGHLHRPGHKKDFEHYAAYSAMEREELEWDAWAARLQQYYSHLEFLFTPDLFVVGGGVSKHADKFLPLLDLKTEIVPAVHRNNAGIIGAAALALAGEDSAVSVDEGEDLAGTTAR from the coding sequence ATGACTGGTACCGCCACCACCGCCGTCGGCATCGACATCGGAGGGACGGGCATCAAGGGTGCGCTCGTCGACCTCTCGCAGGGAAAGCTCCTCACCGACCGGATCAAGGTCCCGACTCCTCAGGGCGCCGAGCCCGACGACGTCCTGAAGGCCGTCACCGAGGTGCTCGAGAAGCTCGACGTCACGGACGCCGACGTGCCGCTCGGCGTCGCGTTCCCCGCCATCGTGAAGAACGGCCGGACGCTGTCGGCCGCCAACGTCGCCGACACGTGGATCGGCTTCGAAGCCGAGGCGTTCTTCGAAAAGGGTCTCGGCCGTCCGATCCACTTCGCGAACGACGCGGACGTCGCCGGCGTCGCCGAGATGCGGTACGGCGCCGCGAAGGATCGTGACGGCCTCGTCCTCCTGACGACGCTCGGCACCGGGATCGGCACGGCGATGATCTACAAGGGCGTCCTCGTTCCCAACAGCGAACTCGGTCACCTGCACCGCCCCGGCCACAAGAAGGACTTCGAGCACTACGCGGCCTACTCCGCCATGGAGCGCGAAGAGCTCGAGTGGGATGCCTGGGCTGCGCGTCTGCAGCAGTACTACAGCCACCTCGAGTTCCTCTTCACCCCCGACCTGTTCGTCGTCGGTGGCGGCGTCTCGAAGCACGCGGACAAGTTCTTGCCCCTGCTCGACCTGAAGACCGAGATCGTTCCGGCCGTACACCGCAACAACGCCGGCATCATCGGGGCCGCCGCGCTGGCGCTCGCGGGCGAGGACTCGGCCGTCTCGGTCGACGAGGGCGAAGACCTGGCGGGGACGACCGCGCGCTGA
- a CDS encoding SPOR domain-containing protein: MSDADKYWYNLKTGEVQQGFESPAVDRAGPFDTAEDAARAPEIMRERSRAWAAEEASEDD; this comes from the coding sequence ATGAGCGACGCCGACAAGTACTGGTACAACCTGAAGACGGGCGAGGTCCAGCAGGGGTTCGAGTCCCCTGCCGTCGACCGCGCCGGGCCGTTCGACACCGCGGAGGATGCGGCACGTGCGCCGGAGATCATGCGTGAGCGCTCGCGGGCGTGGGCCGCAGAAGAAGCATCAGAAGACGACTGA
- the glsA gene encoding glutaminase A has translation MTSSRHSELSSYDLKSVVERARAQGGGEVDRSVPALASADPDVFAVALAHLDGAVTSAGDAAVAFSLQSAVKPFLFALALADTGGDAIDRVGIEPTGESFDAIKLESGTGRPPNPMVNAGALLTAALVHGEDVAARDERILRGLSAFAGRSLAVDEEVARDEHLMGDRNHALAHLMRSEGTLDVTADDAVAVYARACAVLVDVEALAIMGATLAAGGRNPVTGERVVSADVARDVISVMATCGVYDGSGRWMRSVGIPAKSSVSGALVLSVPGVLGAATISPPLDERGTSVRGHVAADILSVELGLHAFGRLT, from the coding sequence ATGACGTCGAGTCGACACAGCGAGCTGTCGTCCTACGATCTCAAGTCCGTCGTCGAGCGGGCTCGGGCACAGGGCGGCGGCGAGGTCGACCGCAGTGTGCCGGCGCTCGCGTCCGCAGACCCGGACGTGTTCGCGGTAGCGCTCGCACACCTGGACGGTGCGGTCACGTCAGCCGGCGATGCCGCCGTGGCCTTCAGCCTTCAGTCCGCGGTGAAGCCGTTCCTGTTCGCCCTCGCCCTCGCCGACACGGGCGGCGATGCGATCGACCGGGTGGGCATCGAGCCGACGGGGGAGTCCTTCGACGCCATCAAGCTCGAAAGCGGAACGGGGCGACCGCCGAATCCGATGGTGAACGCGGGCGCACTTCTCACCGCCGCACTGGTCCACGGCGAGGATGTCGCTGCCCGCGATGAGCGGATCCTGCGCGGCCTGTCGGCGTTCGCCGGTCGGTCGTTGGCCGTCGATGAGGAGGTCGCACGGGACGAGCACCTCATGGGGGATCGCAATCATGCGCTCGCGCACCTGATGCGTTCCGAGGGCACCCTCGATGTCACCGCCGACGACGCCGTCGCCGTCTATGCACGTGCGTGTGCCGTCCTGGTCGACGTCGAGGCGCTGGCCATCATGGGTGCGACGCTCGCCGCCGGCGGGCGGAACCCTGTCACCGGAGAGCGCGTCGTGTCGGCGGACGTCGCCAGGGATGTCATCTCCGTCATGGCGACCTGCGGTGTGTACGACGGTTCCGGCAGATGGATGCGGAGCGTCGGCATCCCGGCCAAATCCAGCGTCTCGGGTGCCCTCGTTCTCTCGGTGCCCGGCGTCCTGGGCGCAGCGACGATCAGTCCGCCCCTCGACGAGCGGGGGACGAGCGTGCGTGGTCACGTCGCCGCAGACATCCTCAGTGTGGAGCTGGGTCTCCACGCGTTCGGTCGCCTGACCTGA
- a CDS encoding DUF808 domain-containing protein produces the protein MSVGLLAVVDDILSAALKASSKTAGVVIDDAAVTPQYVQGVTPARELPIVGKIALGSLVNKFLIIIPIALVLTAFAPDVLPFLLILGGAFLCFEGAEKVLEWFGFHMHAEEETERDEKKLVLGAVRTDLILSSEIMLISLDSLEENLGVWQTLAILAVIALMMTLLVYGAVALLVKIDDIGLKMAKSSIRRVRHNGARIVRSMPAVFRGISILGTVAMLWVGGHLVLENVGKVGWHWTTDLLHGVEHLLEAAGPVIVWFGETLVSAIAGLLLGLVIVGVILLIGRLRGKSRGHADADADAAKGH, from the coding sequence ATGTCCGTTGGACTGCTGGCCGTCGTCGACGACATTCTGAGCGCCGCACTCAAGGCCTCCTCGAAGACAGCCGGAGTGGTGATCGACGACGCCGCGGTCACCCCGCAGTACGTGCAGGGCGTCACGCCCGCCCGTGAGCTGCCCATCGTCGGCAAGATCGCGCTCGGCTCGCTCGTCAACAAGTTCCTCATCATCATCCCGATCGCGCTCGTGCTGACGGCGTTCGCACCGGATGTGCTGCCGTTCCTCCTCATCCTCGGTGGCGCCTTCCTCTGCTTCGAGGGCGCGGAGAAGGTGCTGGAGTGGTTCGGGTTCCACATGCACGCCGAGGAGGAGACGGAACGTGACGAGAAGAAGCTCGTCCTCGGCGCCGTCCGGACCGACCTCATCCTGTCCAGCGAGATCATGCTGATCTCCCTCGACAGTCTCGAGGAAAACCTCGGTGTGTGGCAGACGCTCGCGATCCTCGCCGTCATCGCGCTCATGATGACCCTGCTCGTGTACGGTGCGGTCGCTCTCCTGGTGAAGATCGACGACATCGGGCTGAAAATGGCGAAGAGTTCCATCAGGCGCGTCCGTCATAACGGCGCCCGCATCGTTCGGTCCATGCCCGCTGTGTTCCGGGGTATCAGCATCCTCGGCACGGTCGCGATGCTGTGGGTCGGCGGTCACCTGGTGCTCGAGAACGTGGGCAAGGTCGGTTGGCACTGGACCACCGATCTTCTGCACGGCGTGGAGCATCTCCTCGAGGCCGCCGGACCCGTCATCGTCTGGTTCGGGGAGACCCTCGTGTCCGCGATCGCAGGACTGCTCCTCGGGCTCGTCATCGTCGGGGTGATCCTCCTGATCGGGCGCCTCCGCGGCAAGAGCCGTGGGCACGCCGACGCCGACGCGGATGCCGCCAAGGGGCACTGA
- a CDS encoding bifunctional 3'-5' exonuclease/DNA polymerase, with protein MRLHPGARRGFRALTDPGSTTGNVVPWIVVGTSGDGVALVPIAADGTVGDHLIIERRALVHQVAQTDAATRWVWSDTSSWYPGVIAEGVRASRCHDLRLAHAILRDSARSVDADALRAATEWDAAASVADDGPSALFDLDPGAREVPHDIDAALAEFARQRAVIGASAAGLRLLVAAESVGALVAAEMHAAGVPWDGDVHDGILTGMLGEREPGNGLPARIESLAADIRDLLGDPGLSIDSQPKLLRALHRVGVAATSTSKWELSEYDHPVIAPLLEYKRSMRLFTANGWAWRDEWAPDGRFRPVYVPGGVVTGRWASSGGGALQLPRQLRPAVRADPGWTLVVADVAQLEPRVLAAMSRDAALAESARDTDLYEGIVSRGVVSTRSEAKFALLGAMYGATTGDSGRLVPALRRAYPRAMGLVDDAARVGEEGGIVSTWLGRSSPPPSPGWRALQGHAGDPDATETDRGQARRASRDRGRFTRNFVVQGTAAEWALAWLGDLRARLAALPSVDEADAAPRSGALHARQAHLAFFLHDEVIVHAPAAHAEQAADAVTLAADAATRLLFGDIPLDFRLDLQVRVDAAKA; from the coding sequence ATGCGGCTGCATCCTGGTGCGCGGCGAGGATTCCGGGCTCTGACCGATCCGGGCTCGACCACGGGGAACGTCGTTCCCTGGATCGTGGTCGGGACATCCGGTGACGGCGTCGCCCTCGTACCCATCGCCGCGGATGGGACGGTAGGCGACCACCTCATTATCGAGCGCCGTGCGCTCGTGCACCAGGTCGCACAGACGGATGCCGCCACGCGGTGGGTCTGGAGCGACACCTCCTCCTGGTACCCGGGGGTCATCGCCGAGGGAGTCAGGGCGTCCCGGTGCCACGATCTGCGGCTGGCGCACGCGATCCTCCGGGACAGTGCCCGGTCCGTCGACGCCGACGCGCTTCGCGCTGCGACCGAATGGGATGCCGCGGCATCCGTCGCCGACGACGGTCCGAGCGCGCTCTTCGACCTCGATCCGGGCGCCCGCGAGGTTCCGCACGACATCGACGCCGCCCTTGCGGAGTTCGCGCGTCAAAGGGCGGTGATCGGCGCCAGCGCGGCCGGGCTCCGTCTGCTGGTCGCCGCGGAATCGGTCGGCGCCCTGGTGGCGGCGGAGATGCACGCGGCAGGCGTCCCCTGGGATGGCGACGTCCACGACGGAATCCTCACCGGGATGCTGGGGGAGCGAGAGCCCGGCAACGGACTGCCCGCCCGCATCGAATCTCTCGCGGCAGACATCCGGGACCTCCTCGGCGACCCCGGTCTCAGCATCGATTCGCAGCCCAAGCTGCTGCGTGCCCTCCACCGCGTGGGAGTGGCGGCGACCTCCACGAGCAAATGGGAGTTGAGCGAGTACGACCACCCCGTCATCGCGCCGCTACTCGAGTACAAGCGGTCGATGCGGCTCTTCACCGCCAACGGATGGGCGTGGCGCGACGAGTGGGCCCCCGACGGGCGATTCCGCCCGGTGTACGTCCCGGGCGGCGTGGTGACGGGCCGCTGGGCGTCCTCGGGCGGGGGAGCGCTGCAGCTTCCGCGGCAGCTTCGCCCCGCGGTCCGCGCTGATCCGGGCTGGACGCTCGTGGTCGCCGATGTCGCGCAGCTCGAGCCACGGGTCCTTGCGGCGATGTCGCGGGATGCCGCTCTCGCCGAGAGCGCCCGCGACACCGATCTCTACGAGGGCATCGTCTCGCGCGGCGTCGTGAGTACCCGCTCGGAGGCCAAGTTCGCGCTGCTGGGAGCGATGTACGGCGCGACGACGGGGGACAGCGGTCGCCTGGTGCCCGCGCTCCGCCGGGCGTATCCGCGCGCGATGGGCCTCGTGGACGACGCTGCGCGCGTCGGCGAGGAAGGCGGCATCGTCTCGACGTGGCTCGGCCGATCGAGTCCGCCCCCGTCGCCGGGATGGCGTGCTCTGCAAGGACATGCCGGAGACCCCGACGCGACCGAGACCGACCGGGGGCAGGCGCGCCGCGCCTCGAGAGATCGCGGACGTTTCACCCGCAACTTCGTGGTGCAGGGCACCGCTGCCGAATGGGCGCTCGCGTGGCTGGGCGACCTGCGCGCCCGGCTGGCCGCACTGCCGTCCGTCGACGAAGCGGATGCCGCGCCTCGATCCGGCGCTCTCCACGCCCGGCAGGCGCATCTCGCCTTCTTCCTGCACGACGAGGTCATCGTGCACGCGCCGGCCGCCCACGCGGAGCAGGCAGCGGACGCCGTGACCCTCGCGGCCGATGCCGCCACGCGGCTGCTCTTCGGCGACATCCCGCTGGACTTCCGTCTCGACCTCCAGGTCCGTGTCGACGCGGCGAAGGCCTGA
- the glnA gene encoding type I glutamate--ammonia ligase — protein MDKQRDFVLRTIEERGVKFIRLWFTDVTGTLKSVAIAPAEVEGAFAEGLGFDGSAIEGLTRSYESDLLAHPDPSTFQTLPWRGEIDPTARMFCDITTPDGQPAVADPRNVLKRALAKAGDAGFTFYTHPEIEFYLLKSSTFGPEGPEPVDSAGYFDNVPGGTAHDFRRRSVRMLEDLGISVEFSHHEGGPGQNEIDLRYADALATADNIMTFRTVVKEVAIEQGVYATFMPKPLGGKPGSGMHTHMSLFEGDTNAFYEEGAQYQLSKTGRQFIAGLLRHANEISAVTNQFVNSYKRLWGGDEAPSFVCWGHNNRSALVRVPMYKPNKGQSTRVEYRALDSAANPYLAYALMLAAGLKGIEEEYELPPEAEDNVWSLTDAERRALGYGPLPSSLDHALEYMEESELVAETLGEQVFNYVLLNKRREWQEYRAQVTPFELQKNLEML, from the coding sequence ATGGACAAGCAGCGTGACTTCGTTCTGAGGACGATTGAGGAACGGGGGGTCAAGTTCATCCGGCTGTGGTTCACCGATGTGACGGGAACCCTCAAGTCGGTCGCGATCGCTCCGGCCGAGGTGGAGGGCGCCTTCGCGGAGGGCCTCGGCTTCGACGGCTCCGCCATCGAAGGTTTGACTCGCTCCTACGAGTCCGACCTTTTGGCGCACCCGGACCCGTCGACCTTCCAGACCCTGCCGTGGCGCGGTGAGATCGACCCGACTGCGCGCATGTTCTGCGACATCACGACGCCCGACGGCCAGCCCGCCGTCGCGGACCCGCGGAATGTCCTGAAGCGCGCGCTGGCGAAAGCCGGCGACGCGGGCTTCACGTTCTACACGCACCCCGAGATCGAGTTCTATCTCCTGAAGTCGTCGACGTTCGGCCCCGAGGGGCCTGAGCCGGTCGATTCGGCGGGCTACTTCGACAACGTCCCCGGTGGCACGGCGCACGACTTCCGCCGCCGCTCGGTCCGGATGCTCGAGGATCTCGGCATCTCGGTGGAGTTCAGCCACCACGAGGGTGGTCCCGGACAGAACGAGATCGACCTCCGGTACGCCGATGCTCTCGCGACCGCGGACAACATCATGACCTTCCGCACCGTCGTCAAAGAGGTGGCCATCGAGCAGGGCGTGTACGCGACCTTCATGCCGAAGCCGCTCGGCGGCAAGCCCGGCAGCGGCATGCACACGCACATGTCCCTCTTCGAAGGCGACACGAACGCCTTCTACGAAGAGGGCGCCCAGTACCAGCTCTCGAAGACCGGTCGACAGTTCATCGCGGGCCTTCTGCGCCACGCGAACGAGATCTCGGCCGTGACGAACCAGTTCGTGAACTCGTACAAGCGGCTGTGGGGCGGCGACGAGGCTCCGAGCTTCGTCTGTTGGGGCCACAACAACCGTTCTGCTCTCGTCCGCGTGCCGATGTACAAGCCGAACAAGGGGCAGTCGACGCGGGTGGAGTACCGTGCGCTCGACTCGGCCGCGAACCCCTACCTCGCCTACGCGCTCATGCTCGCGGCGGGCCTCAAGGGCATCGAGGAGGAGTACGAGCTTCCCCCCGAGGCCGAGGACAACGTGTGGTCGTTGACGGATGCCGAGCGCCGGGCCCTCGGCTACGGTCCGCTGCCGTCGAGCCTCGACCATGCCCTCGAGTACATGGAGGAGTCCGAGCTCGTCGCAGAGACTCTCGGCGAACAGGTCTTCAACTACGTGCTGCTGAACAAGCGGCGCGAGTGGCAGGAGTACCGGGCGCAGGTCACCCCGTTCGAGCTGCAGAAGAACCTCGAGATGCTCTGA
- a CDS encoding DUF4190 domain-containing protein: MSNSQPNYPQQHYPQQVVFQQVVRGPSNGAATAGLVLGIIALFFGISVPIPLWGLIVIFFAFPLGILAAIFGHVGLRASSTLSVGRGNAVAGLVMGYVTIAICVLTTTFWVVALVGSAAGSSTT; this comes from the coding sequence ATGTCCAATTCGCAGCCGAATTATCCGCAGCAGCACTACCCGCAGCAGGTCGTGTTCCAGCAGGTTGTTCGAGGGCCGTCGAACGGCGCGGCGACCGCGGGGCTCGTTCTCGGAATCATCGCGCTGTTCTTCGGCATCAGCGTCCCGATCCCGCTCTGGGGTCTCATCGTGATCTTCTTCGCCTTCCCTCTGGGGATCCTCGCCGCGATCTTCGGCCACGTCGGACTGCGGGCGAGCAGCACCCTCTCAGTGGGTCGGGGAAATGCGGTGGCGGGGCTGGTCATGGGATATGTGACCATCGCCATCTGTGTGCTGACCACCACGTTCTGGGTCGTCGCGCTTGTCGGCTCCGCCGCAGGTTCGTCGACGACCTGA